A window from Opitutia bacterium ISCC 52 encodes these proteins:
- a CDS encoding redoxin domain-containing protein, translating to MRLVILSAKRTKGFEWLLFAVCLCLIPFLGGLHAEEGAVSSVTDHMPFSIKDIDGQQIHPFQVNDAKGSVLIFVTHDCPISNAYAPEMSRLRNEYEEKGFKMMLVYVDPDASDENIKTHMRDFSLNGYTAIADKTHRLVKVVGATVTPEVALVLPDGSLSYRGRIDNMYPALGQRRRVITEKDLRNALNAIVENEPVTVSRTQAIGCYMPNLQF from the coding sequence ATGCGACTAGTCATATTATCAGCGAAGAGAACTAAAGGCTTTGAGTGGCTACTCTTTGCGGTCTGTTTGTGCCTGATCCCCTTTTTAGGGGGATTGCATGCTGAGGAGGGGGCGGTTTCTTCTGTCACCGATCACATGCCCTTTTCGATAAAGGATATTGATGGGCAGCAAATACATCCATTTCAGGTGAATGACGCCAAGGGATCGGTTCTTATTTTTGTGACCCATGACTGTCCTATATCCAATGCCTATGCTCCTGAAATGAGTCGCCTAAGGAATGAATACGAGGAAAAAGGGTTTAAGATGATGCTCGTGTATGTGGATCCTGACGCGAGTGATGAAAATATCAAAACCCATATGAGAGATTTCAGTTTGAATGGCTACACAGCGATTGCTGATAAAACACATCGGCTGGTGAAAGTCGTTGGAGCTACTGTGACCCCTGAAGTGGCTTTGGTACTTCCTGATGGATCGCTGTCCTACCGTGGGCGTATCGACAACATGTATCCAGCGCTTGGGCAACGCCGCAGAGTTATCACCGAGAAAGACCTGCGCAATGCTTTGAATGCCATTGTTGAAAACGAACCCGTAACCGTTTCAAGAACTCAGGCCATTGGGTGTTACATGCCCAACTTACAATTTTAA
- a CDS encoding arylsulfatase, which translates to MKFFKLALSLLVTSTTLFAKPNVIVVMTDDQGYPELSVHGNPILKTPHLDRLHSESIRLEDYHVSPMCAPTRGQLMTGLDAARNGCINVSSGRALLRPELPTIANFFGDAGYATGLFGKWHLGANYPFRPEDRGFDETCWFPSSHIGSVPDYWGNDYFDDTYVNNGKWKQYKGYCTDVFFEEGMSFMKQAAKEGKPFMAIIMPNTPHGPLVAKDEDEAKILKILEQPEFANMNRALKTRLADYLGMIINIDDNMGTMMKFLEDEGLRDDTIITFQTDNGSTHGPLYYNAGMRGSKTELWEGGHRVPFLISWPNGGLLKSQDIHGLTQVQDILPTLLDLCDIPREAKFDGMSLASIFRGKAVVPEDRMLVINYSRMPGFVNYPTPFAQTLMQRNLGEVLWKRWRLLEDRELYNLETDPLQQNNVIDKHPKVLAKMRNRLDDWWADVGPNANDVQRVIIGSEHENPSRLTGCEWLDVFIDQQRQIRVGQEKSGYWMLEVAEDGEYDFELRRWPIEIDRPINAPSEGGQGAINVDTASFYLSDYHHLDIGDKTPYRFEGLNKSIGPDDTGITFTAQLKKGPIALHTWFRGPTTTMSAYYVYVTKK; encoded by the coding sequence ATGAAATTCTTCAAACTAGCGCTCTCACTCCTCGTTACTTCGACCACTTTGTTCGCAAAACCCAATGTGATTGTGGTTATGACTGACGACCAGGGATATCCTGAATTGTCAGTACACGGAAATCCCATACTGAAAACCCCTCACCTCGATCGCCTGCATAGTGAGAGCATACGTTTGGAGGATTACCACGTATCTCCCATGTGTGCGCCGACGCGCGGTCAGTTGATGACCGGCTTGGATGCCGCCCGGAATGGATGCATCAATGTGAGTAGTGGACGAGCGCTCTTGCGACCTGAGTTACCGACCATAGCCAACTTCTTTGGTGATGCCGGGTATGCGACCGGTCTTTTCGGGAAATGGCATTTAGGGGCTAATTATCCGTTCAGGCCCGAAGACCGTGGATTCGATGAAACCTGCTGGTTTCCGTCCTCTCATATCGGCTCCGTGCCAGATTATTGGGGCAATGACTATTTTGATGACACCTATGTAAACAATGGGAAGTGGAAGCAGTATAAAGGCTACTGCACGGATGTGTTTTTTGAAGAGGGCATGTCGTTTATGAAGCAGGCGGCCAAGGAAGGGAAACCGTTCATGGCGATCATTATGCCCAATACACCCCATGGCCCCCTGGTTGCAAAGGATGAAGACGAAGCGAAGATCCTGAAAATCCTGGAACAACCGGAATTTGCCAATATGAACCGCGCGCTCAAGACTCGTCTGGCCGACTACCTCGGGATGATCATCAACATCGACGACAACATGGGCACCATGATGAAATTTCTCGAAGACGAGGGATTGAGAGACGACACCATTATCACATTTCAAACGGATAATGGCAGCACACACGGTCCTCTCTACTACAACGCCGGAATGCGTGGATCCAAAACGGAGCTATGGGAAGGTGGTCATCGCGTGCCCTTCCTCATCAGTTGGCCGAATGGTGGGCTGTTGAAATCGCAGGACATTCATGGACTGACTCAGGTTCAGGATATTTTACCGACTTTGCTCGATCTCTGTGACATCCCCAGAGAAGCCAAGTTTGACGGCATGAGTCTCGCTTCCATTTTTAGGGGAAAGGCAGTGGTTCCAGAAGACCGCATGCTGGTCATTAACTACAGTCGTATGCCAGGCTTTGTGAATTATCCAACGCCATTTGCGCAGACGCTCATGCAGCGGAATTTGGGTGAAGTGCTTTGGAAACGCTGGCGACTCCTTGAGGATCGAGAGCTTTATAATCTCGAGACCGATCCATTGCAGCAGAACAACGTCATCGATAAGCACCCGAAGGTGTTGGCGAAGATGCGAAACAGACTGGATGATTGGTGGGCTGATGTGGGTCCGAATGCCAACGATGTGCAACGAGTCATAATTGGCAGTGAGCACGAGAATCCATCGCGCCTCACCGGCTGTGAATGGTTGGATGTATTCATCGACCAACAACGTCAGATTCGTGTAGGGCAGGAGAAGAGTGGTTACTGGATGCTCGAGGTGGCGGAAGACGGTGAATACGACTTTGAGCTCCGTCGTTGGCCCATAGAAATAGACCGGCCCATCAACGCTCCGTCTGAGGGAGGTCAGGGAGCCATCAATGTGGATACGGCCAGCTTCTATTTAAGCGACTACCATCACCTGGATATTGGGGATAAAACACCCTACCGTTTCGAAGGCTTGAACAAGTCTATCGGACCCGATGATACAGGTATTACTTTTACCGCTCAGCTCAAAAAGGGACCCATTGCACTTCACACCTGGTTTCGCGGCCCGACGACTACGATGAGCGCGTACTACGTCTATGTGACAAAGAAGTGA
- a CDS encoding D-2-hydroxyacid dehydrogenase — protein sequence MSNSNPFSPPNSITVQFAHGAYQIGPRFADRKTDYPHYQTWTPAETAEQISNADVLVVSGYWNDSLLEGAGKLKFIQSIGAGYDQFPLDTLRERGIRLASASGVNKNAVSEHAMAMILGLTRKIHSGRDNQTKHHWRGMISDSTIREDELGGKTLLIVGLGTIGSRLAKLAKAFDMRVLATKRNTAVENHDVDELHASKKVADLLPQADFVALTCPLTNETTDLINDDTLDRMKSSACLINVARGGCVEESALLDALTKSTIAGAAIDHFKEEPLPESSPFWDLENLIITPHTGGETSKYEDNLIDILLENLGRLSRGESELLNQKV from the coding sequence GTGTCTAACTCCAATCCATTCTCCCCACCCAATTCGATCACCGTACAGTTCGCACACGGTGCCTACCAAATCGGCCCACGATTCGCCGACCGAAAAACAGATTATCCGCACTACCAAACCTGGACCCCAGCCGAAACAGCAGAGCAGATTTCTAACGCTGACGTACTGGTCGTATCCGGATACTGGAACGACTCGTTACTGGAAGGCGCAGGCAAACTTAAGTTCATCCAATCGATCGGTGCCGGCTACGATCAGTTCCCCCTGGATACACTTCGCGAGCGCGGCATCCGCCTGGCCTCTGCTAGCGGCGTCAATAAAAATGCCGTCTCCGAACACGCCATGGCGATGATCCTTGGTCTCACACGAAAAATCCACAGCGGTCGGGACAATCAAACCAAACACCATTGGCGCGGCATGATATCTGACTCGACTATTCGTGAAGACGAGCTCGGTGGTAAAACGCTATTGATAGTCGGACTTGGTACGATCGGTTCACGCCTCGCTAAACTGGCAAAAGCCTTCGACATGCGAGTCCTTGCAACCAAGCGAAACACAGCGGTCGAGAATCACGATGTCGACGAGCTTCATGCTTCCAAGAAGGTCGCAGATTTGTTGCCTCAGGCAGACTTCGTGGCACTCACCTGTCCGCTTACAAACGAAACGACTGATCTGATCAACGATGACACCCTAGACAGAATGAAATCGTCCGCCTGCCTCATCAATGTTGCACGAGGTGGTTGTGTAGAAGAATCCGCACTTCTTGACGCACTCACCAAAAGCACTATCGCCGGGGCAGCCATCGATCATTTCAAAGAAGAACCGCTTCCTGAGAGCTCTCCATTCTGGGATTTAGAAAACTTGATCATCACCCCTCACACCGGCGGTGAAACCAGTAAATACGAGGACAACCTGATCGACATCCTCCTGGAAAACCTAGGGCGCCTCTCGAGAGGAGAGAGCGAACTCTTGAATCAGAAGGTCTGA
- a CDS encoding PIN domain-containing protein — protein sequence MTDRVFVDTNILVYSKDLGAGSKHEKANELVHKCWGNRSGVISIQVLNEYFVTVTRKLKPGLDPQVAWRDISLLRTWQLIQLDWMLLDRAHDIFSDHSVSCWDAQTVAAAQVADCKFLYTEDLNHGEKFGKLVVQNPFH from the coding sequence ATGACAGATAGAGTATTTGTCGACACAAACATATTGGTTTACTCGAAAGATCTTGGGGCGGGCTCGAAACACGAAAAAGCAAACGAACTGGTACACAAATGCTGGGGAAACCGAAGCGGTGTAATCAGTATTCAGGTACTGAATGAGTACTTCGTTACGGTTACTCGAAAACTGAAACCAGGACTCGATCCGCAAGTGGCGTGGAGGGATATAAGCTTACTACGAACATGGCAGTTAATACAATTAGACTGGATGCTTTTGGACAGAGCTCATGATATTTTTTCAGACCACTCTGTATCTTGTTGGGATGCTCAAACAGTTGCCGCTGCGCAAGTTGCTGATTGCAAGTTTCTATATACAGAAGATCTGAATCATGGGGAGAAGTTTGGGAAATTGGTTGTGCAAAATCCGTTTCATTAG
- a CDS encoding alkaline phosphatase D family protein, with protein MKRIRYSILILLPLFTALITHADVNILWVQYLTANDTLKLAAHTDADPTDPSNATVDLYLKSGSGWTKTRTVKVDPLTTVAEFRIDDWDTNRDRRYRVSSGSSSITGTIRKDPEDKSIIKLMGVSCVNDKRFPYQKAVDQMVAQNPDLVFFLGDQLYRSNAGGEWIDPYEDDEVIPAMKGYLAKWRKFGLTFRDLLKDRPCVIITDDHDVYARDLWGNGGMLMTGGRTDGGYFHMDWTNAVERVQTWILPDAANPGPWGDGIMAYYTSMDYGGVSFAILEDRKFKSPPTDILKKAVDDPRTNQPNTTLEVVKDPTFDIDTLDAPGLNLLGKEQEAFLADWAQSVAKSGKMSVVLHQSPYANIANYHRTFGDMDSSAWPPTPRDRTLRSLTPANPVLVSGDMHYGTIVQHGVDKWGDGPWEFSLPPFGSGVNRLWDPVKPPLGGVIPGRPGTGNHHDRFGNKLTLVAKSDKGVGYGMILLDKDSRDVTFQFHPTDPTTRDPIEADVPGWPKRISIP; from the coding sequence ATGAAACGAATCAGATACTCTATCCTTATTCTTCTGCCTCTATTTACCGCCTTAATTACCCATGCGGATGTAAACATTCTCTGGGTGCAATACTTGACAGCGAATGACACGCTTAAGTTGGCGGCTCACACGGATGCGGATCCAACCGACCCTAGCAATGCTACCGTTGATCTCTATTTAAAATCCGGCAGTGGCTGGACGAAGACACGGACAGTCAAAGTAGATCCGCTTACAACAGTGGCCGAATTCCGCATCGATGATTGGGATACGAATCGCGACCGGAGGTATCGCGTGAGCTCCGGATCCAGCTCGATCACCGGCACCATCCGTAAAGATCCCGAGGATAAGAGCATCATCAAACTGATGGGCGTCTCGTGTGTGAATGATAAACGTTTTCCCTACCAAAAGGCCGTGGATCAAATGGTGGCCCAGAATCCTGATCTTGTGTTTTTTCTAGGGGATCAGCTTTACCGGAGCAATGCAGGAGGGGAATGGATTGACCCCTATGAGGATGATGAAGTGATTCCGGCCATGAAAGGCTACCTGGCCAAATGGCGAAAATTTGGACTGACCTTTCGTGACCTGTTGAAAGATCGGCCCTGCGTGATTATTACGGACGATCACGATGTTTATGCACGCGATTTGTGGGGCAATGGAGGAATGCTGATGACAGGAGGCCGAACCGACGGTGGTTACTTTCACATGGACTGGACCAATGCGGTTGAGAGAGTGCAGACCTGGATCCTGCCCGATGCCGCTAATCCGGGGCCCTGGGGCGACGGCATTATGGCCTATTACACGTCTATGGATTATGGCGGAGTCAGCTTCGCTATTCTTGAAGATCGTAAATTTAAATCGCCGCCAACCGACATTCTTAAAAAGGCGGTCGATGATCCCCGAACCAACCAACCCAACACGACCTTAGAGGTTGTTAAAGATCCCACATTCGACATCGATACACTCGATGCCCCCGGTCTTAATCTATTGGGCAAGGAGCAAGAAGCCTTCCTGGCTGACTGGGCACAAAGCGTGGCAAAGTCAGGTAAAATGTCTGTGGTACTACATCAATCGCCCTATGCAAACATAGCCAATTATCACCGCACTTTTGGAGACATGGATTCCAGTGCCTGGCCACCAACGCCGCGCGATCGCACACTCCGGTCTCTGACTCCAGCCAACCCGGTATTGGTTTCCGGAGATATGCATTACGGAACGATTGTACAACACGGCGTGGACAAATGGGGCGATGGTCCCTGGGAATTTTCCTTACCGCCCTTTGGTTCAGGTGTGAATCGCCTGTGGGATCCTGTTAAGCCACCTCTAGGCGGAGTCATTCCTGGGAGACCTGGCACCGGCAACCACCATGACCGTTTTGGCAATAAACTCACCCTGGTCGCCAAATCAGACAAAGGAGTAGGCTACGGGATGATCTTATTGGATAAGGATAGTCGGGACGTGACCTTTCAGTTTCATCCGACTGATCCGACGACCCGTGATCCAATTGAAGCAGATGTGCCGGGGTGGCCCAAGCGGATTTCAATTCCGTGA
- a CDS encoding sulfatase, with translation MNSLLNRNVGLLRHRSAVLSIFFCLFSLASSLSSVWAAGRPNILFIAVDDLNDWVGHLGGHPQAKTPNIDRLAGKGVSFTKAYCNAPLCNPSRVSLFSGIRPSNSGVYGNGEMMRAKIPDTVTLMQHLREAGDYSVQGGGKTFHGSGPYDQASWDYYNTPPRARQVGKRDEGLAKDAWAPWGPLDVEDSEMFDVKNVNWAISELEKSHDKPFFIACGFTKPHMPWFVPQKYFDLHPRESIILPETLENDRDDLPYWGKKFAQEVHDVSGARNFATHGEDHDMILKHNQWERAVQSYLATISFVDAHIGRLLDTLEASEHADNTIIVLWGDHGWHLGEKQHWRKHALWDVTTRTTLIMAGPESIQVGQLCDRPVSLIDIYPTMLELTGVPQRDGLDGQSIVPLLENPKRLWDQPVLMTFGYQNHAVQTDRWRYIQYNDGGQELYDHLQDPNEWTNLASDPKYRTVIGNLQRSLPSENVH, from the coding sequence ATGAATAGTCTATTGAATCGAAATGTAGGGCTACTGCGTCACCGCAGTGCCGTTCTCAGCATCTTTTTCTGCCTCTTTTCTCTAGCCTCTAGCCTCTCGTCTGTTTGGGCGGCAGGCCGCCCAAATATCCTCTTCATCGCCGTCGACGATTTGAACGATTGGGTGGGGCACTTAGGAGGACACCCTCAGGCAAAGACGCCGAATATAGACCGATTGGCCGGGAAGGGAGTTTCCTTTACCAAGGCTTACTGCAATGCCCCGCTGTGTAATCCTTCACGTGTGAGTTTATTCTCAGGCATTCGTCCCTCGAATTCTGGAGTCTATGGGAATGGGGAAATGATGCGTGCTAAGATTCCGGATACGGTGACCTTGATGCAGCACTTACGTGAGGCGGGTGATTATTCGGTTCAGGGTGGGGGTAAGACCTTTCATGGAAGTGGGCCCTACGATCAGGCATCCTGGGATTATTACAATACACCGCCACGTGCGAGACAGGTGGGAAAAAGAGATGAAGGTTTGGCAAAAGATGCCTGGGCACCCTGGGGACCCCTGGATGTGGAAGATTCTGAAATGTTTGATGTAAAGAATGTGAATTGGGCGATTTCCGAGTTAGAAAAATCGCACGACAAACCCTTCTTTATCGCCTGCGGATTTACCAAGCCCCACATGCCTTGGTTTGTCCCCCAGAAATACTTCGATCTGCATCCGCGGGAAAGCATCATCTTGCCGGAAACTTTAGAAAATGATCGGGATGATCTTCCTTACTGGGGTAAGAAATTTGCTCAAGAGGTGCACGATGTTTCAGGCGCAAGAAACTTTGCGACTCATGGTGAAGATCATGACATGATTTTGAAACACAACCAATGGGAACGTGCGGTTCAAAGCTATCTGGCGACCATTAGTTTTGTAGATGCGCATATAGGGCGACTATTGGATACCTTGGAAGCAAGCGAGCACGCGGATAATACTATCATCGTTCTCTGGGGTGATCATGGTTGGCACTTGGGCGAAAAACAACATTGGCGTAAGCATGCGCTGTGGGATGTTACGACACGAACCACCCTTATTATGGCTGGACCTGAATCGATCCAGGTGGGTCAACTTTGTGACCGACCGGTGAGTCTTATTGATATCTATCCCACGATGCTGGAGTTGACCGGAGTTCCTCAACGCGATGGACTCGATGGGCAAAGTATCGTTCCGCTACTCGAGAATCCGAAACGCCTCTGGGATCAGCCAGTTCTCATGACTTTTGGATACCAAAATCACGCAGTGCAAACCGATCGTTGGCGTTACATTCAATACAATGATGGAGGCCAGGAACTATACGATCACTTGCAGGATCCAAACGAATGGACCAACCTCGCCAGTGATCCGAAGTATCGAACGGTGATTGGGAATCTGCAAAGATCGTTACCGTCTGAGAACGTCCACTAG
- a CDS encoding BNR repeat-containing protein, whose protein sequence is MSTLTMILKDKWVYLLLGIVLLFSVCLHSAVLVSNEGSERATVGNGNKIVSYDGKTHVVWQDVSREGYLNQVKSYDHKSGVWSEPYTLGTGIDNHARPILTVDHEGYLHAIQSGHNSPVTWRRSVRPNDSSEWTTPEKVGEGTYPVVLCDKDNTLYLTMRGNNHIGVDFYAKPEGQSCRMVTRIVKNAKEYRDAYAAFHMNMALGSDGMIYAVIDFYEGQDQVGRGLHQAVCYAKSPDGGKTWLKADGTFFKTPARPEDMDTLIRSTRTRVEHLPRPEHRNVGIVVDSKGIPYVFYYSHGEAPGQLYVATPDSNGKFNKRSLSYLLEDKWPDMRLTDGKVTIQEDDRICVLATLSPLNDEWLNGRPTRAMSMKSRKDQRLVLIHSKDGVHYQAESVLDPGQAYNSPNLEKPVGANRLSSSRIPKFYLFNGSSAYPGGGDYYQKPAIEYLKAGEFWTNDVFLYGMP, encoded by the coding sequence TTGTCTACCCTTACCATGATTTTGAAAGACAAATGGGTTTATTTGCTTTTGGGAATTGTACTCCTGTTCTCCGTTTGTTTACATAGCGCCGTCCTGGTGTCGAATGAAGGCAGTGAACGGGCTACGGTCGGCAACGGTAATAAGATCGTCAGCTATGACGGAAAGACCCACGTCGTTTGGCAGGATGTTTCCCGGGAAGGGTACTTAAATCAGGTAAAGTCCTACGATCATAAGTCCGGAGTTTGGTCTGAACCTTATACGCTAGGTACAGGCATTGATAACCATGCCCGACCGATCCTGACTGTGGATCATGAGGGATATTTGCACGCGATTCAGAGTGGTCATAATTCTCCAGTGACTTGGAGACGATCTGTTAGGCCGAATGACAGTTCGGAGTGGACGACGCCTGAGAAAGTCGGAGAGGGGACTTATCCCGTGGTTCTTTGTGACAAAGACAATACGCTCTACCTTACTATGCGGGGAAATAACCATATCGGCGTTGATTTTTATGCGAAGCCAGAGGGGCAGTCGTGTCGGATGGTAACGCGCATAGTAAAGAACGCAAAAGAATACCGTGACGCTTATGCAGCCTTTCACATGAACATGGCTTTAGGATCGGATGGGATGATTTATGCAGTCATCGATTTTTATGAAGGACAAGACCAGGTCGGCCGGGGGCTTCATCAGGCGGTGTGCTATGCGAAAAGTCCAGATGGAGGAAAGACCTGGTTGAAGGCTGACGGTACTTTCTTTAAAACTCCTGCTCGTCCCGAAGATATGGATACACTCATTCGCAGCACACGAACGCGAGTTGAGCATCTTCCAAGGCCCGAGCATCGGAATGTAGGTATCGTGGTGGACTCAAAAGGAATCCCATACGTTTTCTACTATTCTCATGGCGAAGCGCCGGGGCAGCTGTACGTGGCCACGCCTGATTCCAACGGCAAATTCAATAAACGATCCCTGTCGTATCTACTGGAAGACAAATGGCCAGACATGCGTCTGACCGATGGCAAGGTGACCATCCAGGAAGATGACCGTATCTGTGTGTTGGCCACCCTGTCACCGTTGAATGATGAATGGCTCAATGGCAGACCAACTCGGGCCATGAGCATGAAATCACGCAAAGATCAGCGGCTGGTATTGATACATTCAAAAGATGGCGTGCATTATCAAGCGGAGTCGGTTCTTGATCCCGGCCAGGCCTACAATTCTCCCAACCTGGAAAAACCAGTGGGGGCGAACCGCTTATCCTCTTCCAGAATTCCCAAGTTTTACCTATTCAATGGTAGCAGCGCTTACCCGGGTGGTGGAGACTATTACCAGAAACCAGCCATCGAATATTTAAAGGCCGGTGAGTTCTGGACGAACGATGTCTTTTTGTATGGAATGCCCTAA
- a CDS encoding acyltransferase, which yields MNILSRLRDSFLILFYKLTGPPRILNFNSRLNTKILRHFGAKIGNTKVRIQAPLVIHNAIDGYKHLSIADGCMLNGNNFLDLTEKITLEKGVSLGPGVTIMTHNQFNYNKFLEEKLSFMCGTKEVIIRKGSGIKAGALITMGVEIGENSVVAGNAVVNKDVAPKSLVSGEPAKEFSKIT from the coding sequence ATGAATATTTTATCAAGGTTACGGGATTCTTTCCTAATTCTTTTTTACAAGCTCACTGGACCACCAAGGATTCTGAATTTCAACAGCCGCTTGAACACCAAAATCCTCAGACACTTTGGGGCCAAGATTGGAAACACAAAAGTTCGAATCCAAGCTCCCCTTGTTATTCATAATGCCATTGATGGGTATAAACATCTTTCTATAGCCGATGGATGTATGTTGAACGGTAACAACTTTTTGGATCTGACAGAAAAGATAACCTTGGAAAAAGGAGTTAGTTTAGGGCCAGGCGTCACCATAATGACTCACAACCAATTTAACTATAATAAATTCCTGGAAGAAAAACTGTCCTTCATGTGTGGAACGAAAGAAGTCATTATAAGAAAAGGATCAGGCATAAAAGCAGGTGCCTTAATTACCATGGGCGTCGAAATTGGAGAAAACTCCGTCGTCGCTGGCAATGCTGTCGTCAATAAAGATGTAGCCCCTAAGAGCCTAGTATCAGGAGAACCTGCTAAGGAATTTTCCAAAATTACCTGA
- a CDS encoding sulfatase — translation MIRRIHILIIFTVFLGAIIHAKTNVLFIMTDDLNCNIGAYGHPLVKTPHIDKLADEGRLFENAFCNFPLCGPSRASFMTGLYPEQNGVTVLRRLFRDYVPDAVTLSQHFSANGYTSTRVGKIYHYDNPRGIGTDGHDDPASWDHKINPRGRDKDDEDITFSLNPGSFGATLSWLAADGADEEQTDGMVATESIKVLKQHAKDETPFFLAVGFYKPHTPYVAPKKYFDLYDLDDIVVPQIPDGYLDTIPESAAKSVTAFKNQIDLDDDLARKSILAYYATISFVDAQIGRVLNALDELGLRENTVVVFSSDHGYHMGEHGHYQKNTLFEDADRVPLILRTPGMNQPGASTESFAEMIDFYKTLTELAGLSPVPEYVQGKSLVPVLNDPFVNVRPDAFTQLHHDYTLRTKQFRYSRWKEGAPNNIELYNRLKDPAEMVNLAKDPNYSWVIDQLDKRLSERIQEATSHPNGLSFTAPLPNDRGVSKVDQYY, via the coding sequence ATGATACGCCGCATCCATATACTGATAATTTTCACCGTTTTTTTGGGTGCTATCATTCACGCCAAAACCAACGTTCTTTTCATTATGACCGATGATTTGAACTGCAATATCGGGGCTTATGGTCATCCGCTCGTCAAGACGCCCCATATTGATAAACTAGCTGATGAAGGTCGTCTGTTTGAAAACGCTTTTTGCAACTTTCCTTTGTGCGGGCCATCCCGTGCCAGTTTCATGACCGGGCTTTATCCGGAGCAAAATGGAGTGACGGTTCTACGCCGTCTGTTTCGTGACTATGTGCCGGACGCGGTCACGCTTTCCCAGCATTTTTCGGCTAATGGCTACACGTCCACCCGCGTTGGAAAAATCTATCATTACGACAATCCCAGGGGTATTGGAACCGATGGGCACGACGATCCAGCTTCCTGGGATCACAAAATAAATCCCCGTGGTCGCGACAAGGATGACGAGGACATCACCTTTTCTCTAAATCCCGGTTCATTTGGCGCTACCTTAAGCTGGTTGGCTGCGGATGGTGCAGACGAGGAGCAGACAGACGGCATGGTCGCCACCGAATCTATCAAGGTGCTCAAGCAGCACGCTAAGGATGAGACTCCATTCTTTCTGGCGGTGGGTTTCTATAAACCGCATACACCGTATGTGGCTCCGAAGAAGTACTTCGATCTCTACGATTTAGATGACATCGTAGTGCCTCAGATTCCGGACGGTTATTTGGATACAATACCGGAATCAGCGGCGAAGAGCGTAACCGCCTTTAAAAATCAAATCGATCTTGATGACGATCTCGCTCGAAAGTCGATCCTCGCTTATTATGCGACGATATCCTTCGTCGATGCCCAGATCGGCCGCGTGTTGAATGCCCTGGATGAGTTGGGCCTGCGTGAGAATACGGTAGTCGTTTTTAGTTCTGATCATGGTTACCATATGGGGGAACATGGTCACTATCAGAAGAACACTTTGTTTGAAGATGCCGATCGTGTGCCGCTTATTCTTCGAACACCAGGAATGAATCAACCTGGTGCTTCTACTGAATCATTTGCTGAAATGATCGATTTTTACAAAACCCTCACCGAATTGGCCGGCTTGTCGCCAGTTCCTGAATACGTGCAGGGGAAAAGCCTCGTTCCTGTTCTTAATGATCCGTTTGTGAATGTGCGCCCAGATGCATTCACACAGCTTCACCATGATTATACGCTTCGTACGAAGCAATTTCGTTATAGCCGATGGAAGGAGGGAGCACCCAATAACATTGAACTTTACAACCGATTGAAGGATCCAGCCGAAATGGTGAATTTAGCGAAAGATCCTAATTACTCTTGGGTTATCGACCAGTTGGATAAACGCCTCAGTGAACGTATTCAGGAAGCAACCTCCCATCCAAATGGACTCTCTTTCACCGCTCCGTTGCCTAATGATCGGGGTGTTTCCAAGGTGGATCAGTATTATTAG